From the Verrucomicrobiia bacterium genome, one window contains:
- the aroC gene encoding chorismate synthase: MGNIFGHLFRIATWGESHGGGVGVVVDGCPPRLELTEADIQPDLDRRRPGQSKIVSPRKESDIVQILSGTFEGKTLGTPISLWVRNEDARPEAYSEMAKKFRPSHADYTYQAKFGIRNWQGGGRSSARETIGRVAAGAIAKKILRQRYGVEVLAYVRQVQRLIAEVDPQKVSAKAIEANIVRCPDEQTANKMIRLIERMRKAGDTVGGIVEGIARGVPPGWGEPVFDRLEADLAKAMLSLPASKGFDIGSGFGGILLTGTQHNDAFRSRAGTVYTTSNRSGGVQGGISNGQTIYFRVAFKPVATVMHEQETVDTDLHNTTLTGRGRHDPCVLPRAVPMVEAMTALVLVDHALRQKAQCE, from the coding sequence ATGGGCAACATATTTGGGCATTTGTTCCGTATTGCCACTTGGGGCGAGTCGCACGGCGGCGGTGTAGGCGTAGTCGTGGACGGCTGCCCGCCACGGCTCGAACTGACCGAAGCGGATATTCAACCCGACCTGGACCGGCGGCGTCCCGGCCAGTCCAAAATCGTTTCGCCCCGGAAGGAATCGGACATCGTCCAGATTCTTTCTGGCACATTCGAGGGCAAAACACTTGGCACACCGATTTCTCTTTGGGTTCGAAACGAAGATGCGCGCCCGGAGGCCTACAGCGAGATGGCAAAAAAATTTCGCCCGTCCCATGCCGATTACACGTATCAGGCCAAGTTCGGCATTCGCAACTGGCAGGGGGGCGGGCGCAGCAGCGCGCGGGAAACCATTGGCCGAGTGGCCGCCGGGGCGATTGCAAAAAAAATTCTTCGCCAACGTTATGGGGTCGAGGTGCTGGCTTATGTGAGGCAAGTCCAGCGCCTGATCGCCGAGGTCGATCCGCAAAAAGTTTCTGCAAAGGCGATTGAGGCGAACATCGTTCGCTGCCCGGATGAGCAAACAGCCAACAAAATGATCCGCCTCATCGAACGCATGCGCAAAGCAGGCGACACCGTGGGCGGAATTGTGGAAGGAATAGCGCGCGGGGTTCCTCCCGGTTGGGGTGAGCCGGTATTCGACAGGCTCGAAGCGGACCTGGCAAAGGCGATGCTGAGCTTGCCGGCGTCAAAAGGATTCGATATCGGTTCAGGATTTGGCGGCATTCTGCTAACGGGCACGCAGCATAACGACGCGTTCCGGTCGAGAGCGGGAACAGTGTACACCACCTCGAATCGTTCCGGGGGCGTTCAAGGGGGAATCTCGAATGGGCAGACGATTTATTTCAGGGTGGCGTTCAAGCCGGTGGCCACTGTCATGCACGAACAGGAAACCGTGGATACGGACTTGCACAACACGACACTGACCGGGCGAGGGCGTCATGACCCCTGCGTGTTGCCGCGCGCGGTGCCCATGGTGGAAGCCATGACCGCCTTGGTGCTGGTGGACCATGCCTTGCGCCAAAAGGCGCAATGCGAGTGA
- a CDS encoding prepilin peptidase, giving the protein MSMLSPMFDSRYWAMPFEFWSVVAFIFGCMVGSFLNVCIHRLPLGQSIVTPPSHCPHCKYSIPWYLNVPLVTWLYLRGKCRNCGAPISIRYFLVELLTGLVFLGCWLAFGHRSVWVALIDAGFLAGLIVATFIDFEHFIIPDQITIGGMVVGFICSALVPALHGQTSVAGSMKQSLIGMGLGAGLIYGILRMGKLLFGRHRIKLPADSRILFTETTVRLPDSEIAYEDLFYRQSDTISLQAQTLELVDRCYKDVKVRISPARLEIGQEQLNPEDVLVLEAVSAEIVLPREAMGLGDVKFMGAIGAFLGWQAIIFSLVISSLIGSIVGVLLVILRKRALSSRLPYGPYIALAAAIWIFAGPALIEWYRNIMLGMAGR; this is encoded by the coding sequence ATGTCTATGCTTAGTCCGATGTTCGACTCACGCTATTGGGCGATGCCCTTTGAATTCTGGTCGGTGGTTGCGTTCATCTTTGGCTGCATGGTCGGCAGTTTTCTCAACGTGTGCATTCACCGGCTGCCCTTGGGACAGAGCATTGTGACGCCTCCGTCGCATTGTCCACACTGCAAGTACTCCATCCCATGGTATCTCAATGTGCCGCTGGTCACCTGGCTTTATCTGCGGGGCAAGTGCCGCAATTGCGGGGCGCCGATTTCGATTCGGTATTTCCTGGTCGAGTTGCTGACCGGGCTTGTTTTTTTGGGGTGCTGGCTGGCCTTCGGGCATCGCTCGGTCTGGGTGGCTTTGATCGATGCGGGGTTCCTGGCCGGCCTGATTGTCGCCACGTTCATCGACTTCGAACATTTCATCATTCCCGACCAAATCACCATAGGCGGGATGGTGGTTGGGTTTATCTGTTCGGCGCTCGTACCGGCGTTGCACGGACAAACCTCTGTCGCGGGCTCAATGAAGCAGAGCCTTATCGGGATGGGTCTTGGGGCGGGGCTCATCTATGGCATTTTGCGGATGGGCAAACTGCTCTTTGGCCGTCACCGGATTAAGCTCCCGGCGGACTCGCGCATCCTGTTTACCGAGACAACGGTTCGGCTGCCGGATAGCGAAATCGCGTATGAGGACCTCTTTTACCGCCAATCCGACACCATCTCGCTGCAGGCACAAACCCTTGAGTTGGTGGACCGGTGCTACAAAGACGTGAAGGTGCGGATTAGCCCGGCGCGGCTCGAGATAGGCCAGGAGCAGTTAAACCCGGAGGACGTGCTGGTGCTTGAAGCCGTCAGCGCCGAGATCGTCTTGCCGCGCGAGGCGATGGGCTTGGGTGATGTGAAGTTCATGGGCGCCATCGGGGCCTTTTTAGGGTGGCAGGCAATAATCTTTTCGTTAGTGATTAGTTCCCTCATCGGCTCAATTGTGGGAGTGTTGCTGGTCATCTTGCGAAAGCGGGCGCTCTCGTCGCGTCTGCCTTATGGCCCCTATATCGCGCTGGCTGCTGCTATCTGGATTTTTGCCGGACCCGCTTTGATTGAGTGGTACAGGAACATCATGCTGGGAATGGCGGGCCGGTGA
- a CDS encoding shikimate dehydrogenase, whose translation MPEPFNEPIHARTRYCAVFGHPVRHSASPAMQNAGMAALGLDWRYLACEVHPDDLRAAIEGAKAMHFIGVNLTVPHKLLALDMMDALDATAKTWGAVNTVRFEGKDEHGKWEALAEFPEPPRAIRSHGFNTDADAINRALREDLGLTLAGARILLLGMGGAGRTAALKLASEGAAALFLVNRTRSKAVAVAEEIQARFPAVTTSLDYPTGPVDLVLNATSLGLKPSDPFPFDETQFALERAGAVYDMIYRPAETRLLKLGRAAGCRASNGLGMLLHQGARALELWSGRKAPLDIMRRALEQNVYA comes from the coding sequence GTGCCGGAACCATTCAACGAGCCTATCCATGCCCGCACACGTTATTGCGCGGTGTTTGGACATCCGGTCCGGCATTCGGCCTCGCCGGCCATGCAGAACGCCGGGATGGCCGCCCTTGGGTTGGACTGGCGTTATCTAGCTTGTGAAGTGCATCCGGATGACTTGCGCGCGGCCATCGAGGGCGCTAAAGCGATGCATTTCATCGGCGTGAATCTCACCGTCCCGCACAAACTCCTGGCCCTCGATATGATGGATGCGCTCGATGCCACTGCAAAAACCTGGGGCGCGGTTAATACCGTCCGGTTTGAAGGCAAAGATGAACACGGCAAGTGGGAGGCCTTGGCGGAGTTTCCTGAGCCACCTCGCGCTATCAGGTCCCACGGGTTCAACACGGACGCCGACGCAATCAACCGCGCGCTGCGCGAGGACCTGGGCCTCACGTTAGCCGGGGCGCGCATCCTTCTACTGGGCATGGGCGGAGCGGGCCGCACAGCCGCGCTCAAATTGGCCTCCGAAGGCGCCGCGGCGCTTTTTTTGGTCAATCGCACCCGTAGCAAGGCCGTGGCCGTAGCCGAGGAAATCCAGGCCCGTTTTCCGGCGGTGACGACCTCGCTGGACTATCCAACGGGACCGGTGGATTTGGTTCTCAACGCGACGTCGCTGGGGCTCAAGCCGAGCGATCCCTTTCCCTTTGATGAGACCCAATTCGCTTTGGAGAGGGCGGGCGCAGTCTATGATATGATCTATCGTCCTGCCGAAACGCGGTTGCTAAAGCTCGGCCGGGCAGCGGGGTGCCGGGCGTCAAATGGGTTGGGGATGTTGCTCCATCAAGGGGCCAGAGCGCTTGAACTGTGGAGCGGTCGCAAGGCGCCACTCGATATTATGCGCCGGGCATTGGAACAGAATGTCTATGCTTAG
- a CDS encoding DUF2959 family protein, with product MITPNLKSPLVPLINRASVLLLAAGLAGCASPGYRKSDSAARSMQTAAAEVQAESRAIDLTLGSLKDLETEPGADLKQPYRHFSASLEHLIACARRTQNTGKAMAEKNAVYLQAWDKQLDAISFEHIRDLSQARRTEVANRMAAINQRYQQSQQVVEPLISYLLDIRRALGSDLTTGGLGSMKEIVENAGTNAAKVQSALNALTGELANSGTQMLSWALQAKE from the coding sequence ATGATTACACCCAATCTGAAATCTCCCCTCGTACCTCTCATCAATAGGGCCTCTGTTCTGCTGTTGGCTGCCGGGCTGGCCGGCTGCGCTTCTCCCGGGTACCGCAAGAGCGACTCTGCCGCCAGGAGCATGCAGACTGCCGCAGCGGAAGTTCAAGCCGAGAGCCGGGCAATCGACCTGACACTCGGTTCGTTGAAAGACCTTGAAACTGAGCCAGGCGCTGATTTGAAACAACCCTACCGCCATTTCAGCGCTTCGTTGGAACACCTGATAGCCTGCGCCCGGCGCACGCAGAACACTGGCAAAGCCATGGCCGAGAAGAATGCAGTTTATCTGCAGGCATGGGACAAACAGCTCGACGCGATTAGCTTTGAGCACATCCGCGACCTCAGTCAGGCCCGCAGAACCGAGGTAGCCAATCGGATGGCCGCAATCAACCAGCGTTACCAGCAAAGCCAGCAAGTGGTTGAACCGCTCATCTCGTATCTCCTGGATATTCGCCGCGCGCTGGGCTCTGACCTCACAACGGGCGGTCTTGGGTCGATGAAAGAAATCGTCGAAAATGCCGGGACGAATGCCGCCAAGGTGCAGAGTGCCCTGAACGCATTGACGGGTGAGTTGGCCAATTCCGGCACCCAGATGTTATCCTGGGCGCTGCAGGCAAAGGAATAG
- a CDS encoding FtsK/SpoIIIE domain-containing protein, producing MSSQLSAGKTLELVEGLRTTINEIAARANALASEVQVKTAKERRRREAADEEHARQLKTDAAEAEANYRAAKAAAQTRYEQRKGRIGKAYQASKEQGLVKIEQQIGGRKYELQRAMLQAEKDRDTALADAGKRIEELRRGLQTEEEALAELEALAQRSFGGLGGYRRLFLRAYGESSTEPSQDEVRLLAGVRDEAQKARGELSRFRKFLPLPLVRFLPAWLALALCEIPAARLLTYSGVRRISLQTALVSAGASLLLILAAWFIARRKARPLALSISRTLAHARRLHDVCHQQSEAHYVQELDRANGEFQSTTSSVDHELKKALADAGEWRVSWRMRSDERAVSVHSRNERAHRARLERLEREYHILTQRLKASAAVRLKALKSASEEQEAKLTAEYEAQRRDLESEWNGRLVPIYQTLEAASTAAATLFPAWNVYPWADWKPPAQFSQAARFAELQVDVAQLCQALPKDRALALPGPARFSAPLCLAYPEQGSILFETGGTGHVQAIGALNNIILRLLSTAPPGRLNFTILDPVGLGQNFAGVMHLADFEEQIINNRIWTQSTQIEQKLADLNEHMEKVIQMYLRNEYQTIAEYNEQAGVIAEKYHFLVVADFPANFTDTAAKRLLSIAASGARCGVYTLIHWDRRQPLPQDFIPDELRKSSLCVSEQDSRLIISGKPRPGAELALDEPPPPELATEFIQLIGRFSRDSSRVEVPFKQVAPAESEIWSQETAQELVVSIGRTGATKLQQLAIGKGTRQHGLIAGKTGSGKSTLFHVIITNLALWCSPEQVEFYLVDFKKGVEFKCYAAKRLPHARVVAIESDREFGLSVLQRVDDELRRRGDLLRQLGAQDIAGYKRAGGREPMPRTLLMVDEFQEFFVEDDRIAQTASLLLDRIVRQGRAFGIHVLLGSQTLGGAYTVARTTLGQMVIRIALQCNEADAYLIMDENNPAPRLLSRPGEGIYNDMAGALEGNSPFQVVWLPEDVRDANLAKVRQRADSLGEAFPGPIVFEGNAPAHVQENVLLRVLLEAKVQKPVAAARIWLGAPNSIKGPTEVVFQRQSGNNLLIVGQREETILGLVSIGLLCLAAQYAPGNARFFLCDASPPGTPAREYLERVVNLIPHQVALARPGDMGNIMKELGEERKKRAEDMDSESAPPVFLFIHGLQRFTRLRYEEEFGFSAPDADAEPNPAVVLNDLVCDGTRLGFHVIAACDTYNTVNRFLSRKAFSEFEMRVLFQMSANDSASLIDNPKAGLLGLHRALFFNAQEGYLETFRPYALPEREWLEQAGQHLERLLPRVPV from the coding sequence GTGAGTAGCCAACTTTCAGCAGGCAAGACATTGGAACTCGTGGAAGGGCTGCGAACCACGATCAACGAAATCGCCGCGCGCGCCAATGCGCTCGCCAGCGAGGTCCAGGTAAAAACAGCCAAGGAACGCCGGCGTCGAGAAGCAGCGGACGAAGAACACGCCCGTCAACTCAAAACGGATGCTGCCGAAGCCGAGGCCAATTATCGGGCCGCAAAGGCAGCAGCGCAGACTCGTTATGAGCAGCGCAAAGGGCGGATAGGCAAGGCCTACCAGGCCAGCAAGGAACAGGGCCTCGTCAAAATCGAGCAACAGATCGGCGGACGCAAATACGAACTGCAGCGGGCCATGTTGCAAGCCGAGAAGGACCGGGATACGGCACTGGCGGACGCCGGCAAAAGGATTGAGGAACTCCGGCGCGGTCTGCAAACCGAGGAAGAAGCACTGGCGGAATTAGAAGCCCTGGCGCAGCGCTCGTTTGGCGGGTTGGGCGGGTACCGGCGTCTTTTCCTGCGAGCGTATGGAGAAAGTTCCACCGAACCATCCCAGGATGAAGTCCGCCTCTTAGCCGGGGTGCGCGATGAGGCGCAAAAGGCTCGAGGCGAGCTTAGCCGCTTTCGCAAATTCCTCCCGCTGCCGTTGGTTCGGTTTCTGCCGGCCTGGCTGGCGCTGGCGCTGTGCGAAATTCCCGCAGCCCGGCTGCTGACCTATTCGGGCGTTCGCAGGATTTCCTTGCAAACGGCCTTGGTGAGCGCCGGGGCCAGCCTGCTGCTGATATTGGCCGCATGGTTCATTGCTCGAAGAAAAGCCCGGCCATTGGCCCTTTCAATTTCCAGGACCCTTGCCCATGCCAGGCGCCTGCACGATGTTTGCCACCAGCAATCCGAAGCGCACTACGTCCAGGAACTTGACCGGGCCAACGGCGAATTCCAGAGCACCACTTCGAGCGTTGATCACGAATTGAAAAAGGCCCTGGCCGATGCCGGCGAGTGGCGCGTCTCCTGGCGGATGCGCAGCGATGAGCGGGCCGTGAGCGTCCATTCCAGGAACGAACGGGCGCATCGCGCTCGGCTGGAACGGCTCGAACGCGAATATCATATTTTGACGCAACGGCTCAAAGCATCAGCGGCCGTCCGGCTCAAAGCCCTCAAGAGCGCCTCCGAAGAGCAGGAGGCGAAGTTGACTGCGGAATACGAGGCCCAGCGGCGCGATTTGGAATCCGAATGGAATGGCCGCCTGGTCCCCATTTACCAAACTCTTGAGGCCGCTTCCACAGCGGCGGCAACATTGTTTCCTGCTTGGAACGTGTATCCCTGGGCAGACTGGAAACCGCCGGCTCAATTCTCCCAGGCCGCGCGCTTTGCAGAATTGCAGGTCGATGTCGCCCAGCTTTGTCAGGCCCTCCCCAAGGACCGCGCTTTGGCCTTGCCCGGACCGGCGCGGTTTTCGGCCCCGCTGTGCCTGGCTTACCCGGAGCAGGGTTCCATTTTGTTTGAGACGGGAGGCACGGGTCATGTCCAGGCCATCGGCGCCTTGAACAATATTATTCTGCGCCTGCTCTCGACCGCTCCGCCTGGCCGCTTGAACTTCACTATCCTCGATCCGGTCGGGCTAGGCCAAAATTTTGCCGGCGTGATGCACCTGGCTGATTTCGAGGAGCAGATCATCAACAACCGCATTTGGACGCAATCGACGCAGATCGAGCAAAAGCTGGCCGACCTCAACGAGCACATGGAAAAGGTCATCCAGATGTATCTCCGCAATGAATATCAAACCATTGCCGAATACAACGAGCAGGCCGGGGTCATCGCTGAGAAATATCATTTCCTTGTGGTGGCGGATTTTCCGGCCAATTTTACGGATACGGCTGCGAAACGGTTGCTGAGCATCGCAGCCAGCGGCGCCCGGTGCGGGGTTTATACGCTCATTCACTGGGACCGGCGGCAGCCGCTGCCCCAGGACTTCATTCCCGACGAACTGCGCAAGAGCAGCCTCTGCGTCAGCGAACAGGATTCCCGCCTCATCATCAGCGGCAAACCCAGACCCGGCGCCGAACTGGCCCTGGATGAGCCGCCGCCGCCCGAGCTTGCCACCGAGTTCATCCAGTTGATTGGCCGCTTCAGCCGCGACTCCAGCCGCGTCGAGGTCCCCTTCAAGCAAGTCGCGCCGGCGGAATCAGAAATCTGGAGCCAGGAAACAGCCCAGGAACTGGTGGTCTCCATCGGACGGACCGGAGCGACCAAGCTCCAGCAATTGGCTATCGGCAAGGGCACACGGCAGCACGGGTTGATCGCGGGCAAAACCGGTTCCGGCAAATCCACCTTGTTCCACGTCATCATCACCAATCTGGCGTTGTGGTGCAGTCCCGAGCAGGTCGAGTTTTACCTGGTCGATTTCAAAAAGGGCGTCGAGTTCAAATGCTACGCTGCCAAACGGCTGCCCCATGCCCGCGTTGTGGCGATCGAAAGCGACCGGGAATTCGGCTTGAGCGTGCTGCAGCGCGTTGATGACGAACTCAGGCGCCGCGGAGATTTGTTGCGCCAACTGGGCGCGCAGGATATTGCCGGCTACAAAAGGGCAGGGGGCAGGGAACCCATGCCGCGCACCCTGCTCATGGTTGATGAGTTTCAGGAGTTCTTCGTCGAAGATGACCGCATCGCCCAAACCGCTTCCCTGCTGCTGGACCGCATTGTGCGCCAGGGGCGCGCCTTTGGCATCCATGTCCTGCTTGGCTCGCAGACGCTCGGCGGGGCCTACACCGTGGCGCGAACCACCCTCGGCCAGATGGTCATCCGTATTGCCCTTCAGTGCAACGAGGCCGACGCCTATCTGATCATGGATGAAAACAACCCCGCCCCGCGCCTTCTATCCAGGCCGGGCGAGGGCATCTACAACGATATGGCCGGCGCCCTGGAAGGCAACAGCCCATTCCAGGTTGTCTGGCTGCCTGAGGATGTTCGGGATGCGAACCTGGCCAAGGTCCGCCAACGGGCGGACAGCCTCGGAGAGGCATTTCCCGGCCCGATAGTTTTTGAAGGCAACGCCCCGGCGCATGTGCAAGAAAATGTGCTGCTACGGGTTCTACTTGAGGCCAAAGTTCAAAAACCGGTTGCAGCCGCCCGCATTTGGCTCGGCGCACCCAACTCGATCAAGGGCCCGACCGAGGTGGTGTTTCAACGGCAAAGCGGCAATAACTTGCTGATCGTTGGCCAACGCGAGGAGACTATCCTCGGCCTGGTGTCGATTGGGTTGCTGTGCCTCGCGGCTCAATACGCGCCGGGCAACGCCCGGTTTTTCCTGTGTGACGCCAGCCCTCCGGGCACCCCGGCGCGCGAGTATCTGGAGAGGGTTGTCAACCTTATCCCGCACCAAGTGGCTCTCGCTCGGCCCGGGGATATGGGGAACATCATGAAAGAACTGGGCGAGGAACGCAAGAAGCGCGCTGAAGATATGGACTCGGAAAGCGCACCGCCGGTCTTCCTGTTCATTCACGGCCTGCAACGATTCACCAGGCTGCGCTACGAGGAGGAGTTTGGTTTCTCCGCGCCCGATGCCGACGCGGAGCCTAATCCGGCGGTCGTTCTCAATGATTTGGTCTGCGATGGGACCCGGCTGGGTTTCCATGTGATTGCCGCGTGCGACACCTACAATACGGTCAATCGTTTCCTGAGCCGGAAGGCCTTCAGCGAATTTGAGATGCGGGTCCTCTTTCAAATGAGCGCCAACGATTCGGCGAGCCTGATTGATAATCCCAAAGCCGGTCTGTTGGGCCTGCATCGCGCCTTGTTCTTCAACGCCCAGGAAGGCTACCTGGAAACGTTCCGCCCGTATGCATTGCCGGAACGGGAATGGCTCGAACAAGCCGGACAGCATCTGGAGCGGCTGCTTCCGCGTGTCCCGGTATAA
- a CDS encoding WXG100 family type VII secretion target, whose product MAQAIMDPAQVRRFADELKRFNSDLQDKISSLQARFAALGDTWQDQEHAKFAEEFRQIMKALKKFVEVSNQQTPYLLRKAQRIEEYLNQR is encoded by the coding sequence ATGGCCCAGGCAATCATGGACCCCGCGCAGGTGCGCCGCTTTGCTGATGAACTGAAGCGGTTCAACAGCGACCTGCAAGATAAGATCTCCTCCTTGCAAGCCCGGTTTGCCGCGCTGGGCGACACCTGGCAGGACCAGGAGCACGCAAAGTTTGCTGAGGAATTCCGGCAGATTATGAAAGCTCTCAAAAAATTCGTTGAGGTGTCCAACCAGCAAACGCCTTATCTCTTGCGCAAAGCCCAGCGCATCGAGGAGTATCTTAACCAGCGATAG
- a CDS encoding rhomboid family intramembrane serine protease, translating to MKKVMRLIGHLATESAARAFGDYLYVQGIENRVESQPSDGWAIWVHDEDKLEGAAKLLQDYQRNPTDPKYRAQSDAAGLRAKKEKSDAAYRQRLQTRRYLFRPLTAYGFGPLTFGLIVISVGVFLWMRSGSNGQALMALSITQFGLGGSFNASLPEIRNGEIWRLITPIFLHFSVLHILFNMLWLRDLGSMIEARQSSLVLLALVMVSAAISNVAEFYIGHTAAFGGMSGVVYALLGYIWLRGKFDPGSGLYLHPSTVTMMIVWFVVCLTGLLGPIANTAHAAGLVIGAGWGYLSSLHYR from the coding sequence ATGAAGAAAGTTATGCGTTTGATCGGCCATCTGGCCACCGAATCTGCTGCGCGGGCTTTTGGCGATTATCTCTACGTCCAGGGCATCGAAAACCGCGTTGAAAGCCAGCCCAGTGACGGGTGGGCGATCTGGGTCCATGACGAGGACAAACTTGAAGGCGCGGCAAAACTGCTGCAGGATTACCAGAGAAACCCCACCGATCCGAAGTATAGGGCGCAATCCGACGCGGCGGGATTGCGGGCAAAAAAGGAAAAAAGTGATGCAGCTTACCGGCAGCGGTTGCAAACCCGCCGGTACCTCTTTCGTCCGCTTACGGCGTATGGTTTTGGACCGCTTACCTTTGGGCTGATCGTCATCAGTGTCGGGGTCTTTCTTTGGATGCGCTCCGGGAGCAACGGACAGGCCCTCATGGCGCTCAGTATTACCCAGTTTGGGTTGGGCGGGAGCTTCAATGCCAGCCTGCCCGAAATCCGGAATGGGGAGATTTGGCGTCTTATTACGCCGATCTTTTTGCATTTCAGCGTATTGCATATCCTGTTCAACATGCTCTGGCTGCGAGACCTGGGCAGCATGATTGAAGCGCGGCAAAGTTCATTGGTTCTGCTTGCTTTAGTGATGGTGTCCGCCGCCATCTCGAATGTGGCTGAGTTTTATATCGGCCACACTGCTGCTTTTGGTGGCATGTCAGGAGTGGTTTATGCTTTGTTAGGTTACATTTGGCTTCGGGGTAAGTTCGACCCGGGCTCGGGTCTTTATCTGCATCCCTCGACGGTGACCATGATGATCGTTTGGTTTGTGGTTTGCCTCACGGGATTGTTGGGTCCAATAGCAAATACAGCGCATGCGGCAGGATTGGTCATCGGCGCGGGTTGGGGATACCTATCGAGCCTGCACTATCGCTGA
- a CDS encoding metallophosphoesterase translates to MEKSVLVEAPTLFTGFSLCCSRPLGKETTMPVYLRPISRRRFLARSLTAGAGLVLNPELFAGDRGIDHDSWALLSDTHLAADRTLVSRGINMTEHFKAVSGELLALPGRPSGVFITGDCAYNNGESADYGVLANLLEPIRAAQMPVHLTLGNHDNRDRFWEAFEKEKAARRPLADRQMALLRTRRVNWFILDSLERTLSTPGLLGPEQLNWLGKALDANSHKPALVLIHHNPGLNGGNMGLKDTMALLEVIRPRNQVKAYIFGHTHHWDVQQDSSGIHFINLPPVSYVFRQGEPSGWVHARVQGKGMELELRCVDRSHRAHGQKIALDWRAEARG, encoded by the coding sequence ATGGAAAAGTCTGTCCTCGTCGAGGCGCCCACGCTCTTCACCGGTTTCTCCTTGTGCTGCTCCCGCCCGCTCGGTAAAGAAACCACCATGCCGGTTTATCTCAGACCCATTTCACGGCGGCGGTTTCTCGCCCGTTCATTGACGGCAGGCGCGGGGCTGGTCCTCAACCCCGAATTGTTCGCTGGCGATCGAGGCATTGACCACGATTCCTGGGCTTTGCTCTCCGATACGCATTTGGCGGCAGACCGCACTTTGGTCTCGCGCGGTATCAATATGACCGAACATTTCAAGGCCGTTTCGGGCGAGTTGCTGGCTCTGCCTGGCCGGCCATCGGGGGTCTTTATCACAGGCGATTGCGCCTATAACAACGGGGAAAGCGCTGATTACGGAGTGCTGGCTAACTTGCTCGAGCCGATTCGCGCGGCTCAAATGCCGGTGCACCTCACCTTAGGCAACCACGATAACCGCGACCGCTTCTGGGAAGCGTTCGAAAAGGAAAAAGCAGCCCGCCGCCCCTTGGCTGACAGGCAGATGGCCCTTCTGCGCACGCGCCGGGTCAATTGGTTCATCCTGGATTCACTCGAAAGGACGCTCTCGACACCGGGTTTGCTGGGGCCTGAACAATTGAATTGGCTTGGCAAAGCGCTCGACGCCAACTCGCATAAGCCGGCATTGGTTCTCATCCATCACAACCCGGGGCTCAACGGCGGGAACATGGGATTGAAGGACACGATGGCTTTGCTTGAAGTCATCCGGCCACGCAACCAGGTGAAGGCTTATATCTTCGGCCACACGCATCACTGGGATGTCCAACAGGACAGCAGCGGCATCCATTTCATCAACCTGCCGCCGGTCTCTTACGTGTTTCGTCAAGGCGAGCCCTCCGGTTGGGTGCATGCGCGGGTGCAAGGCAAAGGAATGGAGTTGGAGCTGCGTTGTGTGGATAGGTCGCACAGAGCTCATGGGCAAAAGATTGCCCTGGATTGGCGCGCGGAGGCTCGGGGGTGA